In Methanonatronarchaeum sp. AMET-Sl, one genomic interval encodes:
- a CDS encoding CDC48 family AAA ATPase, translated as MPDKTIKLRVAEARHRDAGRGIARVSSKVMQNLNLTSGDIIQIEGKGTATAVVWPGYPNDPDNAIRIDGSVRNNAGAGIGDRVEVKKVDAQKAKKITIAPTEEINLRISSDGVRKILEGRPISKGQKIRVEFFGRAINYKVVQTDPKGTVIADSNTQIEIGDKPVEEVEDVPQVTYEDIGGLEKELRKVREMIELPMKKPELFQRLGIEPPKGVLLHGPPGTGKTLIAKAVANETDAHFISLGGPEIMSKYYGESEKQLRELFEEAKENAPSIIFIDELDSIAPKREEVSGEVERRVVAQLLSLMDGLEARGEVVVIATTNQINLIDPALRRPGRFDREIEIGVPDRDGRRQIFEVHTRSMPLAKDIDLDEFADRTYGFVGADIESLTKESAMNSLRRILPEIDIDAEEIPQEVIDELEVEKKDFEQAHKEIEPSAMREVFVEIPDITWEDVGGLQEIKNQLREAVEWPMTYPEAFEKIDTAPPRGIVLHGPPGTGKTLLAKAVANESDANFISVKGPELLSKWVGESEKAVRETFRKAKQSAPTIIFFDEIDSITPRRGGMSGDSQVTERVISQMLTELDGLEERGEVVVIAATNRPDLIDPALLRQGRLEKHIEVGAPDTEARKEIFKVHTKNKPLAEDVDIEKLAKKTDGYVGSDIEGLSKEASMMALREKVQQGMTREEAKKAIQDIEINMEHFEKALEKVRSSSDRGEIEQYKKISKDFQAKREEKIEEPSII; from the coding sequence ATGCCCGATAAAACTATAAAACTAAGAGTAGCAGAAGCGAGACACCGAGATGCCGGAAGAGGCATCGCAAGAGTCTCATCGAAAGTAATGCAAAACCTCAATCTAACAAGCGGAGACATAATCCAAATCGAAGGAAAAGGAACAGCAACCGCAGTAGTCTGGCCCGGCTATCCAAACGACCCCGACAACGCAATAAGAATCGACGGAAGCGTAAGAAACAACGCAGGAGCAGGAATAGGAGACCGAGTAGAAGTCAAAAAAGTCGACGCCCAAAAAGCCAAAAAAATCACCATCGCCCCAACCGAAGAAATAAACCTACGGATCTCATCAGACGGAGTCCGCAAAATCCTAGAAGGCCGGCCAATCTCAAAAGGACAGAAAATTAGAGTAGAGTTCTTTGGAAGAGCAATAAACTACAAAGTAGTACAAACAGACCCAAAAGGAACCGTGATAGCTGACAGCAACACACAGATAGAAATAGGAGACAAACCAGTCGAAGAAGTCGAAGACGTACCACAAGTAACATACGAAGACATAGGAGGCCTAGAAAAAGAACTCAGAAAAGTCAGAGAGATGATAGAACTCCCAATGAAAAAACCAGAACTATTCCAAAGACTAGGAATAGAACCACCAAAAGGAGTTCTACTACACGGCCCACCAGGAACAGGAAAAACCCTAATCGCAAAAGCAGTAGCAAACGAAACCGACGCACACTTCATAAGCCTCGGCGGACCCGAAATAATGAGCAAATACTACGGAGAAAGCGAAAAACAACTAAGAGAACTCTTCGAAGAAGCAAAAGAAAACGCACCATCAATAATCTTTATAGACGAACTCGACTCAATCGCACCAAAAAGAGAAGAAGTAAGCGGCGAAGTAGAAAGAAGAGTCGTAGCCCAACTCCTATCACTAATGGACGGCCTTGAAGCAAGAGGAGAAGTAGTCGTAATAGCCACAACAAACCAAATAAACCTAATAGACCCCGCACTAAGACGACCAGGCAGATTCGACCGAGAAATCGAGATCGGAGTACCAGACAGAGACGGAAGAAGACAAATATTCGAAGTACACACACGAAGCATGCCCCTCGCAAAAGACATAGACCTCGACGAATTCGCAGACAGAACATACGGATTCGTAGGAGCCGACATAGAATCACTAACAAAAGAATCAGCAATGAACTCACTACGCCGAATACTACCAGAAATCGACATAGACGCAGAAGAAATACCACAAGAAGTAATCGACGAACTAGAAGTAGAGAAAAAAGACTTCGAACAAGCACACAAAGAAATCGAGCCCTCAGCAATGAGAGAAGTATTCGTAGAAATACCAGACATAACATGGGAAGACGTCGGAGGCCTACAAGAAATAAAAAACCAACTAAGAGAAGCAGTAGAATGGCCAATGACATACCCAGAAGCATTCGAAAAAATCGACACAGCACCACCAAGAGGAATCGTACTACACGGCCCACCAGGAACAGGAAAAACACTACTCGCAAAAGCAGTAGCCAACGAATCAGACGCAAACTTCATATCAGTCAAAGGACCCGAACTACTCAGCAAATGGGTAGGAGAATCAGAAAAAGCAGTACGAGAAACATTCAGAAAAGCAAAACAATCCGCACCAACAATCATATTCTTCGACGAAATCGACAGCATAACACCACGTAGAGGAGGAATGAGCGGAGACAGCCAAGTCACAGAAAGAGTAATAAGCCAAATGCTAACCGAACTCGACGGACTAGAAGAAAGAGGAGAAGTAGTCGTAATAGCCGCAACAAACCGACCAGACCTAATAGACCCAGCACTCCTAAGACAAGGAAGACTAGAAAAACACATCGAAGTAGGAGCACCAGACACAGAAGCCAGAAAAGAAATATTCAAAGTACACACCAAAAACAAACCACTCGCAGAAGACGTAGACATAGAAAAACTAGCCAAAAAAACAGATGGATACGTAGGATCAGACATAGAAGGACTAAGCAAAGAAGCATCAATGATGGCCCTAAGAGAAAAAGTCCAACAAGGAATGACAAGAGAAGAAGCCAAAAAAGCAATCCAAGACATAGAAATAAACATGGAACACTTCGAAAAAGCACTAGAAAAAGTCAGATCATCAAGCGACCGAGGCGAAATAGAACAATACAAAAAAATATCAAAAGACTTCCAAGCAAAAAGAGAAGAAAAAATAGAAGAACCAAGCATAATCTAA
- a CDS encoding metalloregulator ArsR/SmtB family transcription factor — MKKTENTLNILGNKNRRKILEMLAEKPMYVTEISEKLQTGRKAIIEHLHILENQELIKPYRKGNRKYYKINNTLMLQIVINRNTTQINIEDLEMTENDKKQVRTTFPEIERMERKKYEINQDLRQVLSLIRELEEQCQKIKKTEKHLYQLIDEIMQTGQEIVNQKALNQKEKALLNEMMKEGQVRPEDLSKRLNLEIEEIYETVKKLREKNVL; from the coding sequence TTGAAAAAAACAGAAAACACACTCAACATACTCGGCAACAAAAACCGGAGAAAAATACTAGAAATGCTCGCAGAAAAACCAATGTACGTAACAGAAATCTCTGAAAAACTACAGACAGGTCGAAAAGCAATAATCGAACACCTCCATATACTCGAAAACCAAGAACTAATCAAACCATACAGAAAAGGAAACAGAAAATACTACAAAATCAACAACACCCTAATGCTACAGATCGTAATCAACAGAAACACAACCCAAATCAACATAGAAGACCTAGAAATGACCGAAAACGACAAAAAACAAGTAAGAACAACCTTCCCAGAAATTGAGAGAATGGAGCGAAAAAAATACGAAATAAACCAAGACCTACGACAAGTACTATCACTAATAAGAGAACTCGAAGAACAATGCCAAAAAATCAAGAAAACAGAAAAACACCTCTACCAACTCATAGACGAAATAATGCAAACAGGCCAAGAAATAGTAAACCAAAAAGCCCTGAACCAGAAAGAAAAAGCCCTACTTAACGAAATGATGAAAGAAGGACAAGTACGGCCAGAAGACCTCTCAAAACGACTAAACCTCGAAATAGAAGAAATATACGAAACTGTAAAAAAACTAAGAGAAAAAAACGTCCTATAA
- a CDS encoding TFIIB-type zinc ribbon-containing protein produces MNDVERCPECGGKLISEENEVRCESCGLVVDEEMIDSGPDWRAFSFDDEKEKSHVGLPSSVTKHDKGLSTEIGFKDRYGKELAPEKKAQFSRLRRHQLQSRRSSGKERSLSTGLQEMHRMVSQLNISKDVHEVAAVFYKTASGKGLMKGRSIEAMVAATLYIASRFYNLPRTLEELSEAARVSKKEVARAERYLADELDINLKPASPVDYVPRFVSELDLGKEVENRVVEVIGLADEKGLLSGRSPVSIAAAATYLVAKVMGKKVTQREISDVSGVSEVTIRNRYHEIEEELDL; encoded by the coding sequence TTGAATGATGTTGAGAGATGTCCGGAGTGTGGGGGGAAGCTTATTTCTGAGGAGAATGAGGTTAGGTGTGAGAGTTGTGGTCTTGTTGTTGATGAGGAGATGATTGATTCTGGGCCTGATTGGCGGGCTTTTTCTTTTGATGATGAGAAGGAGAAGTCTCATGTTGGTCTTCCTTCTAGTGTTACGAAGCATGATAAGGGTTTGAGTACTGAGATTGGTTTTAAGGATAGGTATGGTAAGGAGTTGGCTCCTGAGAAGAAGGCTCAGTTTAGTAGGTTGAGGCGTCATCAGCTTCAGAGTAGGAGGTCTTCGGGTAAGGAGAGGAGTCTTTCTACTGGTCTTCAGGAGATGCATAGGATGGTTAGTCAGCTTAATATTTCGAAGGATGTTCATGAGGTTGCTGCTGTTTTTTATAAGACTGCTTCGGGTAAGGGGTTGATGAAGGGCCGTAGTATTGAGGCTATGGTTGCTGCCACTCTTTATATTGCTTCTAGGTTTTATAATCTCCCTAGGACTCTTGAGGAGCTTTCTGAAGCGGCTCGTGTTTCTAAGAAGGAGGTTGCGCGTGCTGAGCGTTATTTGGCGGATGAGCTTGATATTAATTTGAAGCCTGCTTCTCCTGTTGATTATGTTCCTAGGTTTGTTAGTGAGCTTGATTTGGGTAAAGAGGTTGAGAATCGTGTTGTTGAGGTTATTGGGTTGGCGGATGAGAAGGGTCTTTTGAGTGGGAGGTCTCCTGTTAGTATTGCTGCTGCCGCTACGTATTTGGTGGCTAAGGTTATGGGTAAGAAGGTTACTCAGAGGGAGATCAGTGATGTTTCAGGTGTTAGTGAGGTTACTATTCGAAATCGGTATCATGAGATTGAGGAAGAGCTAGATCTTTGA
- a CDS encoding glutamate synthase-related protein gives MSNLKRNDVLGTINRGNPSESGLCTLCRADCKGKCEVWMSSLKGRKMLYPRDFGDITAGSRNLSPEGVGYHSLRVKGYAYGSEGLPEGVSDSPDDCLYTNVDVETEFGNEIKTKCKVPLMTGALGSTAIAAKYWESLAIGAAVNGFPIVIGENVVGVDREAELENGKVVDAPELDRRIDTYYEFADEDYGGLFIQLNVEDMRNGVAEYIADKHGNDVIIEIKWGQGAKSIGGEIQVDSLDYAKFLRNRGYVVDPDPNVEANEESFKQGGIDGFARHSRLGATDAPSYEELKEQFMEKIDYLRSLGFKRISLKTGAYGMRDLAAAIKLASEAKLDLLTIDGAGGGTGMSPWNMMEHWGVPSLVLHNKAHEYARILDDQGMFVPDLSFAGGFAREDHLFKALALGSPYVKLVCMGRGLMIPSFLGSNIEGVLKPERKEEVNGNWDSLPKTVKDIGETPESMFAGWYDVVDHVGEDRMDELPFGAVALWNLVDKLKGGLQQLMAGSRNFSLETVSRDDLMAANRETEKAVGIEYMGEADDEKAKEILIG, from the coding sequence ATGTCTAATTTGAAAAGAAATGACGTATTGGGTACGATTAATAGAGGCAATCCATCTGAGTCTGGGTTATGCACGCTCTGCAGAGCTGATTGTAAAGGTAAGTGTGAGGTATGGATGTCTAGTTTGAAGGGCCGTAAAATGCTTTATCCCAGAGATTTTGGTGATATAACTGCTGGTAGCCGTAACCTAAGTCCTGAGGGTGTTGGATATCATTCGTTGAGGGTTAAGGGATATGCTTATGGTTCTGAGGGATTGCCTGAAGGAGTTTCTGATAGCCCTGATGACTGTTTATATACTAACGTTGATGTTGAGACTGAGTTTGGTAATGAGATTAAGACTAAATGTAAGGTTCCTTTGATGACTGGGGCGCTTGGGTCTACAGCTATTGCTGCTAAATATTGGGAGTCGCTTGCGATTGGAGCTGCTGTGAATGGTTTCCCAATCGTTATAGGTGAGAACGTTGTTGGTGTTGATAGGGAGGCTGAACTGGAGAACGGTAAGGTTGTTGATGCTCCTGAACTTGATAGGCGTATAGATACGTATTATGAGTTCGCTGATGAGGATTATGGTGGGTTGTTTATACAACTGAATGTTGAGGATATGAGGAATGGAGTAGCTGAATATATCGCGGATAAACATGGAAACGATGTTATAATTGAGATTAAGTGGGGTCAGGGTGCTAAGAGTATTGGCGGTGAGATACAGGTGGATAGTTTGGATTACGCTAAATTCTTGAGGAATAGGGGTTATGTTGTTGATCCCGATCCGAATGTAGAGGCCAATGAAGAGAGCTTTAAACAGGGTGGTATAGATGGTTTTGCTCGGCATAGTCGTCTTGGAGCGACAGATGCACCAAGCTATGAAGAACTGAAGGAGCAGTTTATGGAGAAAATTGATTATTTAAGAAGCCTTGGGTTTAAACGGATTTCTTTAAAGACTGGTGCTTATGGGATGAGAGATCTTGCTGCTGCTATTAAACTGGCTTCTGAAGCAAAACTTGATTTATTGACTATCGATGGTGCTGGTGGAGGAACCGGAATGAGTCCTTGGAACATGATGGAGCATTGGGGTGTGCCTTCACTTGTTCTGCATAACAAAGCGCATGAATATGCTAGAATTCTTGATGACCAAGGAATGTTTGTTCCCGATCTCAGTTTTGCTGGTGGTTTCGCGAGAGAGGATCATTTGTTTAAGGCCTTGGCTCTTGGCTCGCCTTATGTAAAGCTTGTTTGTATGGGTCGTGGTTTGATGATTCCAAGTTTCTTAGGCTCTAACATCGAGGGTGTTTTGAAGCCGGAGCGTAAGGAAGAGGTTAATGGTAATTGGGATAGTCTGCCAAAGACTGTGAAGGATATTGGTGAGACTCCAGAGAGTATGTTTGCAGGTTGGTATGACGTTGTTGATCATGTTGGTGAGGATCGGATGGATGAACTACCGTTTGGTGCTGTAGCGTTATGGAATCTTGTTGATAAATTGAAAGGTGGTTTACAGCAGTTGATGGCTGGCTCCAGGAACTTTAGTTTGGAGACTGTGTCAAGGGATGATTTGATGGCTGCTAACAGGGAGACTGAGAAGGCGGTTGGGATTGAGTATATGGGTGAAGCCGATGATGAGAAGGCTAAGGAGATATTGATTGGTTGA
- a CDS encoding ribbon-helix-helix protein, CopG family codes for MTNRVTIVLDEESQHLLDQLKEEFDQNQSEVVRNALKFYSENKEFLENYGEDRVKFYADMLFKGEHVILDMDHWILFLKYLKDIPDDSELWQEIEKVAESHAEQLKETIDGPKEYLERIEACNFFKLNQTSPKEYTLILNNNESKKFIKQLVENTLRGMGYEVEVIEGVSKIRVKVTSNPT; via the coding sequence ATGACCAATAGAGTAACAATCGTGTTGGATGAAGAATCACAACACCTTTTAGACCAACTTAAAGAAGAGTTCGACCAAAACCAAAGTGAAGTGGTTAGAAACGCCTTAAAGTTTTATTCAGAAAACAAAGAGTTTTTAGAAAACTATGGTGAAGATAGAGTTAAGTTCTATGCTGACATGCTTTTCAAAGGCGAACACGTCATACTTGACATGGACCACTGGATACTTTTCTTAAAATACCTCAAAGATATTCCAGATGACAGTGAGCTCTGGCAAGAAATCGAGAAGGTTGCAGAGTCCCACGCCGAACAACTAAAAGAAACCATTGACGGTCCAAAAGAATATTTAGAGAGAATAGAGGCCTGTAATTTCTTTAAATTAAACCAAACCTCCCCGAAAGAATATACATTGATATTGAACAACAACGAAAGCAAGAAATTCATCAAACAACTCGTAGAAAATACATTAAGAGGTATGGGATATGAAGTAGAGGTTATTGAAGGTGTTTCTAAAATAAGAGTTAAAGTGACATCCAACCCCACCTAA
- the mtxX gene encoding methanogenesis marker protein Mmp4/MtxX, translated as MRLDELYSLGGRRDVKVAVGAGLEREGYTQKVIDSVRKIEDRFNVVVVGYNDVGGEIDFVESERPEELITEMLVQGEVDAVVRGTLGAEKTLSSLKDLFSLNSLYRVAVLETLHPTNKVFLLAPVGIDEGETVDEKVKFGLLSISLLNQLDMDGKIAVLSGGRAEDFGRSERVDLTLKQAKELTEKLKKEGVEAINHQILIEDAIKDSNMIIPPDGITGNLIFRTLTFLGDGKAIGAPIMNIDKTYIDTSRASDNYEDSIALAAALAKFKNKYI; from the coding sequence ATGAGGTTAGATGAGCTGTATAGTTTGGGTGGCCGGAGGGATGTTAAGGTTGCTGTTGGAGCCGGTCTTGAGAGAGAAGGATATACCCAGAAAGTTATTGATTCAGTTAGAAAGATAGAGGATAGGTTTAACGTGGTTGTTGTTGGGTATAATGATGTTGGTGGAGAGATTGATTTTGTTGAATCTGAACGTCCTGAAGAACTTATTACTGAAATGCTCGTCCAAGGAGAGGTAGATGCAGTTGTCCGAGGGACTTTAGGTGCTGAAAAAACCCTTTCATCGCTAAAAGATTTATTTAGTTTAAATAGCCTTTACAGGGTTGCTGTTCTTGAAACTCTCCATCCAACCAACAAGGTTTTTTTACTTGCACCAGTCGGAATCGATGAGGGAGAAACTGTAGATGAAAAAGTTAAGTTCGGTTTATTATCTATCTCTTTATTGAACCAGCTAGATATGGATGGAAAGATCGCTGTATTATCTGGCGGTAGAGCCGAAGATTTTGGTAGGAGCGAGAGAGTAGACCTTACCTTAAAACAAGCTAAAGAACTGACTGAGAAACTAAAAAAAGAGGGGGTTGAAGCCATTAACCACCAAATATTGATTGAAGATGCAATCAAGGACTCCAACATGATTATACCCCCAGATGGAATTACCGGAAACCTCATTTTCAGAACTTTAACGTTTTTAGGAGATGGAAAAGCAATCGGAGCCCCCATAATGAATATCGATAAGACCTATATCGATACCTCGAGAGCAAGCGATAACTATGAAGACTCTATAGCGCTTGCAGCGGCCCTAGCCAAATTTAAAAACAAGTATATTTGA
- a CDS encoding methanogenesis marker 2 protein, with translation MLKRLASEIRNFPGVTRKNPIGELVEKFTDHPENVIASFGEDAAVIEVGEKGVVFAADGIWDKLMRADPHWAGYCSVLVNTHDIAAMGGTPIAMVSVCSTSDEGICNRLVEGINMGMKKLNVPMVGGHTNPDCEYNAIDVAIMGTIDLDHVIFSTTAQPGDDIVVGIDLEGRIHPSFQYNYDTTTMKDRDILLKQLGSMEKLAKKELVSAGKDISNPGVVGTAGMMIEICDMGAEIDIDSIPKPKDIDMVDWIKMYPGMGFVVTTPPEKTDEAIKVFEQSGLTSKKIGEVHEHRKLKIKQGKEEETVFDFEKDKITGISCQKPKK, from the coding sequence ATGCTAAAAAGACTTGCATCGGAGATTAGGAATTTTCCTGGGGTTACCCGAAAAAACCCTATAGGCGAATTGGTAGAGAAGTTCACAGACCACCCTGAAAATGTAATAGCTTCTTTTGGAGAGGATGCCGCCGTTATAGAGGTAGGAGAAAAGGGAGTCGTTTTTGCAGCAGATGGTATTTGGGACAAATTAATGCGTGCAGACCCACATTGGGCCGGATATTGCTCCGTCCTAGTAAACACACACGACATAGCTGCAATGGGTGGAACCCCAATAGCAATGGTAAGCGTCTGCAGCACCTCCGACGAAGGCATTTGTAATAGATTGGTCGAAGGAATCAATATGGGGATGAAAAAACTTAACGTCCCAATGGTTGGTGGCCATACAAACCCAGATTGTGAATACAACGCAATAGATGTCGCAATCATGGGTACAATAGATCTTGACCACGTAATCTTCAGCACAACAGCTCAACCAGGAGACGACATAGTGGTGGGAATAGACCTAGAAGGCCGAATACATCCATCGTTCCAATACAACTACGATACAACTACAATGAAAGACCGAGACATATTACTAAAACAGTTAGGGTCGATGGAGAAACTTGCTAAAAAAGAATTAGTATCGGCAGGCAAGGACATAAGCAACCCTGGAGTTGTCGGGACCGCAGGAATGATGATAGAAATATGTGACATGGGAGCAGAGATCGATATAGACAGCATACCAAAACCAAAAGACATAGATATGGTTGACTGGATCAAAATGTATCCAGGAATGGGTTTCGTAGTAACAACCCCCCCAGAAAAAACAGACGAAGCCATAAAAGTATTCGAACAATCAGGGCTTACAAGCAAGAAAATCGGAGAGGTCCATGAACACAGAAAACTAAAAATAAAACAAGGAAAAGAAGAAGAAACAGTATTCGACTTTGAAAAAGATAAAATAACAGGAATCTCCTGCCAAAAACCTAAAAAATAA
- a CDS encoding fumarylacetoacetate hydrolase family protein, with translation MITGLGDGFPCYPSKVVCVGLNYVDHARELGMDIPKRPVFFYKPVSSVVGDGDVIQVPRGVGRVDYEAELAVVVGERCKDVERDEVDDVLAGFTCLNDVTARKVQEKESQWVRCKGFDSFCPIGPRVVGSIPVDAEVKCRVNGRVKQESDITNFIFSIEEIIMDLSSVMTLEKGDVVSTGTPSGVGELRDGDVVEVMVDGVGVLENEVKYIE, from the coding sequence TTGATTACTGGTCTTGGTGATGGGTTTCCATGCTATCCGTCTAAGGTTGTTTGTGTTGGTTTGAATTATGTTGATCATGCGAGAGAACTTGGTATGGATATTCCTAAGCGGCCTGTGTTTTTTTATAAACCGGTTTCTAGTGTTGTTGGAGATGGGGATGTGATTCAAGTTCCTAGAGGTGTTGGTCGGGTTGATTATGAGGCTGAGTTGGCTGTTGTTGTGGGGGAGCGTTGTAAGGATGTTGAGCGGGATGAGGTTGATGATGTTTTAGCTGGTTTTACCTGTCTGAATGATGTGACTGCTCGAAAGGTTCAGGAAAAGGAGAGTCAGTGGGTTAGGTGTAAAGGCTTTGATAGTTTTTGCCCTATAGGTCCTCGGGTTGTAGGTAGTATTCCTGTTGACGCTGAAGTTAAGTGTAGGGTTAATGGTCGTGTTAAACAGGAATCGGATATCACCAATTTTATATTCAGTATAGAGGAAATTATCATGGATTTATCTAGCGTTATGACTTTGGAGAAGGGAGATGTTGTCTCTACCGGCACTCCCTCCGGTGTTGGAGAGTTAAGGGATGGAGACGTTGTTGAAGTTATGGTTGATGGTGTCGGTGTTTTAGAAAATGAGGTGAAATATATTGAGTAA
- a CDS encoding stage II sporulation protein M: protein MSNIDFEFNIRESIWVFRRYISKIVPFFAFVLGLNIVIQILGLVGLGTAFSYLHLTEGLGTFVDLLVDGEFMLFFETILDQTVFLVLIGLTMVVGAIANLAGYSLILGGFIELVKNSLIGERVSVGVGLNGAVKYFKRLFLLYLLALILLFLGFVLPFVVGQLSIVAGVLTGLFSVIALLFIYVVFFLFAQEAIVIEDVGVLSGLRKSGGFVKSNLLEVVGYIILVVAVSIVIGVLSQLFTFLFRIPVESFVSVFMLLVVLPVLLILKVRMYTAYKGVGEFKRFDAEYWPWMKNGFLKSWNTFLGFVKKELGLFGVSLGIFLIGVLGGWYLGGYIPFELAELDLPQQIDLGVDGAFASLFLYLMFHNWTVGIGVAFGGIVFGLPTIGALLLNGGIVGVVFALIDDLVFFLVGILPHGVIEIPAIAFAAAMGLKLGIGLKKYLWNDLELEQLGDKIEKVMIALVGLFPLFAVAGIIEAFITPVLMSIFLGTPLF, encoded by the coding sequence TTGAGTAACATAGATTTTGAGTTTAATATAAGAGAGAGTATATGGGTTTTCAGACGTTATATCTCGAAGATTGTGCCTTTCTTTGCTTTTGTTTTAGGTCTTAATATCGTTATACAGATTCTTGGTCTCGTTGGTTTAGGTACGGCTTTTTCATATCTACATCTTACTGAGGGATTGGGTACCTTTGTGGATCTGTTGGTTGATGGAGAATTTATGTTGTTTTTTGAGACCATATTGGATCAAACTGTTTTCCTTGTATTAATTGGCCTCACAATGGTTGTGGGGGCTATAGCTAATCTAGCTGGATATAGCTTGATATTGGGTGGTTTTATTGAGCTTGTGAAAAACTCGTTGATTGGTGAAAGGGTTAGTGTAGGTGTTGGTTTGAATGGGGCCGTGAAATACTTCAAGAGGTTGTTTTTACTCTACCTACTTGCTTTAATCCTACTTTTCCTGGGTTTTGTTTTACCGTTTGTTGTAGGGCAACTCAGTATTGTGGCAGGCGTACTTACAGGTTTGTTTTCCGTTATAGCGTTGTTGTTTATCTACGTTGTCTTCTTCCTTTTTGCACAGGAAGCGATAGTTATAGAAGACGTGGGTGTATTAAGTGGGTTGAGAAAAAGTGGTGGGTTTGTTAAATCCAATCTACTGGAGGTAGTTGGGTATATAATTCTGGTTGTAGCTGTCTCTATAGTTATAGGAGTTCTGAGCCAGTTGTTTACATTCCTATTCCGGATTCCGGTTGAGAGTTTCGTTAGTGTATTTATGTTGTTAGTGGTTTTACCGGTACTTTTGATTCTAAAGGTCCGTATGTACACGGCATATAAGGGAGTTGGTGAGTTTAAGAGGTTTGATGCAGAGTATTGGCCATGGATGAAGAATGGTTTTCTTAAGTCATGGAACACTTTCCTTGGGTTTGTAAAGAAGGAGTTAGGTTTGTTTGGTGTTTCCCTTGGAATCTTCTTGATAGGTGTTTTAGGCGGATGGTATCTAGGTGGCTATATACCTTTTGAGTTAGCAGAACTTGATTTGCCTCAACAAATTGATTTAGGTGTTGACGGGGCGTTTGCCTCTTTATTCCTCTATTTGATGTTCCATAACTGGACGGTTGGTATTGGAGTTGCTTTTGGAGGTATTGTTTTCGGTTTACCTACAATTGGAGCTTTGTTATTAAATGGAGGTATTGTTGGAGTTGTATTTGCTTTAATAGATGATTTAGTGTTCTTCCTTGTTGGAATATTGCCACATGGAGTTATTGAAATACCTGCAATAGCTTTTGCAGCAGCGATGGGTCTTAAACTCGGTATTGGCCTTAAAAAATATCTATGGAACGATCTTGAATTAGAACAGCTCGGAGACAAAATTGAGAAAGTAATGATCGCTTTAGTAGGGTTGTTCCCATTGTTTGCAGTTGCCGGCATTATTGAAGCATTTATAACACCAGTATTGATGTCTATCTTCCTGGGGACACCACTGTTTTAA